From Daucus carota subsp. sativus chromosome 6, DH1 v3.0, whole genome shotgun sequence, the proteins below share one genomic window:
- the LOC135147197 gene encoding uncharacterized protein LOC135147197 — protein sequence MGRRDEEVKIPMLIKEHYFHRKVKMRMHLLSLDPSYINCIEKGPHVSVKINTALRLDGSEAEDIEVPKNQSEFTEEDEKEVHKDNKAMNILFNGIDDDMFDSLINCPTTKEVWDTIQTLCEGTDQVRENKMQLFVQQYESFHSKCGESLNDLFNIFQKLLNGLKLNGRIYMVKDSNLKFLRALPRDWKPMTQDEELVKNSKKEKIVALVAEKEGEEEKALKSVVAGKASSGNACEGKNEAGKNK from the exons atgggaagaagagatgaagaagtcaagattccaatgctaatcaaagaacactactttcatCGGAAAGTGaaaatgaggatgcatcttcTCTCCTTAGATCCTAGCTATATCAATtgtattgagaaaggaccacatgttTCAGTAAAAATCAACACTGCcctgagacttgatggaagtgaagctgAAGATATTGAAGTGCCCAAAAATCAATCTGAGTTTactgaagaagatgagaaagagGTGCACAAGGACAACAAGGCCATGAACATTCTAtttaatggtattgatgatgacatgtttGATAGCCTCATCAATTGCCCTACTACTAAAGAAGTATGGGACACTATTCAAACTCtatgtgaaggcactgatcaagtcagggaaaacaagatgcagctgTTTGTTCAACAGTATGAGAGCTTCCACTCTAAATGTGGAGAATCTCTAAATGATCTATTTAacatatttcaaaaactgttaaatggattaaaATTGAATGGAAGAATCTACATGGTCaaggactcaaatctcaaatttctaagAGCCTTGCCTAGAGATTGGAAGCCCATGACT caagatgaagaactggTAAAGAACTCCAAAAAGGAGAAAATTGTGGCTCTTGTAGCTGAGAAGGAAGGAGAAGAGGAGAAGGCATTAAAGTCTGTAGTTGCTGGTAAAGCCTCAAGCGGTAATGCTTGTGAAGGAAAGAATGAAGCTGGAAAGAACAAATGA